In Nostoc edaphicum CCNP1411, the sequence AGCTCTGAGGTCAGCATAACTTAAATCTGCCCAACTCAAAACCACATATCCCAAATCTGTACGCTGGTCAGAACTGGGGCGTAAGTCTGCTTGAAATAACAGAGAACGAGATAAATTTGCACCATGCAAATTAGCACCACATAAACTAGCTTTGATTAAATTTGTTTCTTCTAAGCGTGTCTTGATTAATTTTGCCCCCGTTAAATCAGCTTCTCGGAGAACAGCACGATATAAGTCTGCTTCACTCAAATCTATGCCCCAAAGGATAGATTCACTCAAGTCTGCTTCGTGTAAGCAAGCTCGGCTAAGATTAGTTCTACCAAGTCGTGTTTGACGTAAATCAGCATAGCTAAAATCTGCGCCTATGAGGTTGGCATTTGTTAATTCGGCTTCTTGCAGATTTAGTCTTTGAAAGTTTCTTGCTCCAGCAGCATAAGATTTAAGAATTTCATTTATATCCATATTAAAAATTTTAAGTTCAGGAGAGGGTATTTCATGCGATCGCAGTGTGATTCTTCATACGGGGTTTTATGATGCCGTTGGTTAATGCAAGCAAAAAATAACCAAAAGTTCTCTGAAGTCTATTAGCTGGAACAAATTCAGCTAAGTACGCACCGAAAATTGTTCCTACAATAGCAACCACAATGAAAGACAAC encodes:
- the hetL gene encoding heterocyst differentiation pentapeptide repeat protein HetL, which translates into the protein MDINEILKSYAAGARNFQRLNLQEAELTNANLIGADFSYADLRQTRLGRTNLSRACLHEADLSESILWGIDLSEADLYRAVLREADLTGAKLIKTRLEETNLIKASLCGANLHGANLSRSLLFQADLRPSSDQRTDLGYVVLSWADLSYADLRAVSMHHANLDKAKLCRANLSKTIQWGNLAADLSEASLQGADLSYANLDSAILRKANLQGADLTGAILTNTDLQGAIMPDGTVHD